A single Phoenix dactylifera cultivar Barhee BC4 chromosome 1, palm_55x_up_171113_PBpolish2nd_filt_p, whole genome shotgun sequence DNA region contains:
- the LOC103710650 gene encoding transmembrane 9 superfamily member 12 produces MAPLRISKRLFPLVPFFFLLITCPSNGFYLPGSYMHTYSQGETIPVKVNSLTSIETELPFSYYSLPYCHPQGGIKKSAENLGELLMGDQIDNSPYKFRMNVNESLYLCTTKPLNEHEVKLLKQRTRDLYQVNMILDNLPVMRFTQQNGVTIQWTGFPVGYTPTGSNDDYIINHLKFKVLVHEYEGSGVKIIGTGEEGMGVITETDKKKMSGYEIVGFEVIPCSIKRDAETMSKHNMYDKIDPVNCPLELDKCQMIKEQERITFTYEVEFVKSDIRWPSRWDAYLKMDGAKVHWFSIMNSLMVIFFLAGIVFVIFLRTVRRDLTRYEELDKEAQAQMNEELSGWKLVVGDVFREPTCSKLLCVMVGDGVQITCMAAVTIVFAALGFMSPASRGMLLTGMILLYLFLGIFAGYTGVRLWSTIKGGSEGWRSVAWSIACFFPGVVFVILTFLNFLLWWNNSTGALPISLYFTLLSLWFCISVPLILLGGFLGTRAEPIQFPVRTNQIPREIPARKYPSWLLVLGAGTLPFGTLFIELFFILSSIWLGRFYYVFGFLLVVLLLLVVVCAEVSVVLTYMHLCVEDWRWWWKAFFASGSVALYVFLYSINYLVFDLKSLSGPVSAMVYLGYSLIMALAVMLSTGTIGFLMSFYFVHYLFSSVKID; encoded by the coding sequence ATGGCACCGTTGAGGATCTCAAAAAGGCTCTTTCCTTtagttcctttcttttttcttctgattACATGTCCTTCCAATGGCTTCTATCTCCCCGGGAGTTATATGCACACCTACTCTCAAGGTGAAACCATCCCAGTCAAAGTAAATTCACTCACCTCTATAGAGACGGAGCTGCCATTTAGCTACTATAGTCTTCCATACTGCCATCCCCAGGGTGGGATCAAGAAGAGCGCAGAGAATCTGGGAGAGCTGCTCATGGGGGATCAGATCGACAACTCTCCATACAAGTTCCGTATGAATGTCAATGAATCGCTTTATCTTTGCACGACAAAGCCATTAAATGAGCATGAGGTGAAGCTTCTGAAGCAAAGAACTCGCGATCTCTATCAGGTGAACATGATTCTCGACAACCTGCCTGTGATGAGGTTCACTCAACAAAATGGTGTCACCATCCAGTGGACTGGTTTTCCGGTTGGATACACCCCCACTGGAAGCAATGATGACTATATCATCAATCACCTCAAGTTTAAGGTCTTGGTCCATGAGTATGAAGGGAGTGGTGTGAAAATCATTGGCACAGGGGAAGAGGGGATGGGGGTGATCACGGAAACTGATAAGAAGAAGATGTCTGGGTATGAGATAGTTGGGTTCGAAGTAATCCCATGCAGCATCAAGCGTGATGCAGAAACCATGTCAAAGCATAACATGTATGATAAAATTGACCCTGTGAATTGCCCCTTGGAGCTTGACAAGTGTCAGATGATCAAGGAGCAGGAGAGGATCACATTCACCTATGAAGTAGAGTTTGTGAAGAGCGACATTAGATGGCCCTCGCGGTGGGATGCCTACTTGAAGATGGACGGTGCCAAGGTCCACTGGTTCTCAATCATGAACTCCCTTATGGTCATCTTCTTTTTGGCTGGAATAGTGTTTGTTATTTTCTTGAGAACTGTTCGAAGGGACTTAACAAGGTATGAGGAGTTGGATAAAGAGGCCCAGGCTCAGATGAATGAGGAGCTCTCAGGCTGGAAACTTGTCGTGGGCGATGTGTTTAGAGAGCCAACATGCTCTAAACTGCTTTGCGTCATGGTTGGAGATGGTGTTCAGATTACATGTATGGCAGCTGTGACCATTGTGTTTGCTGCCCTTGGGTTCATGTCTCCTGCATCACGGGGTATGCTCTTGACTGGGATGATCCTCCTTTATCTCTTCCTTGGTATTTTTGCTGGGTATACGGGTGTCCGGTTATGGAGTACCATTAAAGGCGGGTCTGAAGGGTGGAGGTCGGTTGCTTGGTCAATTGCCTGCTTCTTCCCTGGGGTGGTGTTTGTAATTCTCACCTTCTTAAACTTCTTGCTTTGGTGGAACAATAGCACAGGGGCTCTCCCAATCTCATTGTACTTCACTCTTCTGTCCCTGTGGTTTTGCATCTCGGTGCCCCTCATTCTTTTGGGTGGTTTCTTAGGCACCCGGGCTGAGCCCATTCAATTCCCAGTTAGGACCAACCAAATTCCAAGGGAAATTCCAGCGAGGAAATACCCTTCATGGTTGCTTGTCCTTGGTGCTGGAACCCTTCCATTCGGGACCCTCTTCATTGAGTTGTTCTTTATTCTCTCCAGCATCTGGCTTGGAAGGTTCTATTATGTGTTTGGATTTCTCCTTGTCGTCCTCCTCTTGCTTGTTGTTGTCTGCGCTGAAGTGTCTGTGGTTCTGACTTACATGCATCTCTGCGTGGAAGACtggaggtggtggtggaaaGCATTCTTTGCTTCTGGTTCGGTCGCTCTTTATGTGTTCCTATACTCCATCAACTACTTGGTGTTTGATCTTAAGAGCTTAAGTGGGCCTGTGTCAGCGATGGTCTACCTGGGTTATTCACTAATCATGGCTCTTGCTGTCATGCTATCTACTGGCACAATTGGCTTCCTGATGTCGTTCTACTTTGTCCACTACCTCTTCTCATCAGTAAAGATTGACTAA